The Verrucomicrobiales bacterium region AGGCTCAAATCCCTTCCGAGTCGAGCGGCAAAACGTCCTGAAGTCTGTGGGGCAGTGATGAGTGACGAGTGATGAGTTGCCAATGAGCAACCAGACCAACCGTGCCAACCCCGGTCGTTCTGGATTGCCTGCGGATGTCCGGTCGCACAAGGTATTCCCTCATGTCTTTGCCGACCTGGATCACCTCAAATGCCACAGGCGTCTCGCTGAACCTCAAGGTTCAGCCACGCGCTTCCTCCAATGGGGTGGGACCGGCAGTGGGGGATCAGCTGAAGATCAAAGTCACCGCACCACCGGTGGACGCCGCCGCCAATGAAGCGGTGGTGGAACTGCTGGCCGACCTGCTGGACTGCTCCCGAGGATCCATCCAGATCCTGCGCGGCCAGACTTCCCGCAATAAAGTCCTGAAGGTCCACGGGCTGGAGGCCCGGGTGGTGGCCGAGCGCCTGACTCGTGTCGCGGGCAAAGGCTAACCAAATCGATTTATGCTCCGGATCGTTTTCATAGGCACCGCCGAACTCGCAGTCGCCAGCCTGAATGCCCTGCGCCGTCAACCTGGCTTTGAGATCCCGTTGGTGGTGACCCAACCCGATCGCCCCCAGGGTCGCAAGCTTCAGCTCAAACCAACCCCCGTCAAGGCGGCAGCCTTGGAAGCTGGACTCACCGTATTTCAGCCGGAAAAGATCCGGACCGAAGACTCTCTCCAGGTCATTCGCGACGCCAAGCCTGACCTCCTGGTGGTAGCCGCCTATGGCCAGATCTTGCCGAAGACTCTGCTCGACCTCCCGCGCTGGGGTTGTCTCAATGTTCACACGTCACTCCTCCCCAAGTATCGCGGCGCCGCTCCGATTCAGTGGTCGATTCTCAATGGAGACGAGCAGACCGGCGTCACTCTCATGCAAATGGATCCCGGACTGGACACCGGACCGATTCTCACCCACCAAGCCACGCCTATTTCCGACACCGACGATGCCCTCTCGCTCCACGACCGCCTGGCGCAGATCGGCAGCGAGCTCCTCATCCGCACCATCCCCGCTTGGGTGGCCGGGGAGTTGAAACCCCAACCTCAATCGGAGGAAGGCACCTGTTATGCCCGCAAGATCGAGAAACAGGATGGACTGCTCGATTGGAAGCTGCCGGCCAAGACGCTCTGGAATCGGGTCCGCGGACTCGTTCCCTGGCCAGGAGCGTTTTGCCTGCGTCCTGACGGGACGGAAAGCCGGGTGCTGAAAGTGTGGGAAGCGGCACCAGACGTGAGCGCCACTCCGGGCGAAATCGGGGAGGTGCTCCAGGCGGACGCCGCCGGGATCCGGGTGCGCTGCGGAGAAGGTTCTTTGCGCCTCCTGGCCCTCCAACGCGACGGAGGCAAACGATTATCCGCTCGGGAGTTCCTGGCCGGCCAGCCCATTCAAGTTGGGGAGCGATGGGGATCAGTGAATCAGCACCGCGAACAAGCCCCAGAGCAGTAGAAATAGGATAGCACAGACCAGGAGAAACCGGCGTCGGGCGATACGCTTCTCATAACGCAGCGGGCGTATTCCCTGCAG contains the following coding sequences:
- a CDS encoding DUF167 domain-containing protein: MSLPTWITSNATGVSLNLKVQPRASSNGVGPAVGDQLKIKVTAPPVDAAANEAVVELLADLLDCSRGSIQILRGQTSRNKVLKVHGLEARVVAERLTRVAGKG
- a CDS encoding methionyl-tRNA formyltransferase — translated: MLRIVFIGTAELAVASLNALRRQPGFEIPLVVTQPDRPQGRKLQLKPTPVKAAALEAGLTVFQPEKIRTEDSLQVIRDAKPDLLVVAAYGQILPKTLLDLPRWGCLNVHTSLLPKYRGAAPIQWSILNGDEQTGVTLMQMDPGLDTGPILTHQATPISDTDDALSLHDRLAQIGSELLIRTIPAWVAGELKPQPQSEEGTCYARKIEKQDGLLDWKLPAKTLWNRVRGLVPWPGAFCLRPDGTESRVLKVWEAAPDVSATPGEIGEVLQADAAGIRVRCGEGSLRLLALQRDGGKRLSAREFLAGQPIQVGERWGSVNQHREQAPEQ